Proteins from a genomic interval of Echeneis naucrates chromosome 21, fEcheNa1.1, whole genome shotgun sequence:
- the heg1 gene encoding protein HEG, with protein MMETWFLNHVLGLSLSVLLLGLPGTPVINGPGPAATGMYHPAATAGPGLTENGETSTPHSSESLSPSQRSLLLTHPAGSHSAPAANLDTEQTQTFTETSSGSLETTSLSTEPLSSPIIATTESSSGIGSSSSTSSSGTSSSSSSGIGSSSSTSSSGTSSSGTSSSGTSSSGTSSDTSSSSGIGSSGSSISSGDWKEFVITDQVPGVSHTVSWEARSLKFTEETILPQDSPESTLWLGDATELSSQTAVQTDSMYTSTTSRVGERTLLSVTSSTSNSTSFAFTEESNPDQPLSAWGIPARTTGTEDYTQSAPSTRTGSGETTDQHMTQSFKTMFPDGGDRGVSEGIPISTGPPNATQHQHTTAAEETSESTPPLRVTDFSTDQSESMSSAPTVTSAAGGPTSITGTDVEFGSNAGASTESSTAGHSSSTLNQEGTERLTYQTREDNRDLGLSTAPPTISSNTTGSPQTETPELATELFLTTTPVPVTDRSQITREYTLKATASTTTTTATAPTLPVTSSSTFSSTASTSVSEMQTDTAFPFTIPTTTASTVALQTPAITPTYLAPPEQTNGPSTRTANPTDFPSLHVETSTGSTTVSTSRSQYVTTTYQHSSPTRNTEALHTTGKQAVRGTTEQVLTASPTDMQPTKAPPPVPRNPCVSNPCMNGGKCVSYKEHQYICHCQQAWTGPNCNQDMDECEKDPCPLGSRCVNTRGSFSCECPLGFDLENGRTCSRAKTFLGTFSVNKLPHDPVVFRSATIHEIYREIIQLLNASLSAFQGYSRSTLSKKEEDGVRILAVNMFSISTDVTSAEVFNSIKMSLSNCSSSLSHCRMVLQHQLAYEVESLCVAQKTQCDTERSTCTDSSGTAHCQCFLGYYKHNPDDLSCLECGDGYKLENGTCVPCMFGFGGFNCGNFYKLIAVVVSPAGGALLLILIIALIVTCCKKDKNDINKIIFKSGDLQMSPYADFPKNNRISMEWGRETIEMQENGSTKNLLQMTDIYYSPALRNSDLERNGLYPFTGLPGSRHSCIYPAQWNPSFISDDSRRRDYF; from the exons acaCAGAACAGACACAGACCTTCACAGAAACAAGCAGTGGATCACTAGAGACCACTAGTCTATCTACTGAGCCACTGAGCTCCCCTATTATTGCCACCACTGAG agcagtagTGGCatcggcagcagcagcagcaccagcagcagtggcaccagcagcagcagcagtagtggcatcggcagcagcagcagcaccagcagcagtggcaccagcagcagtggcaccagcagcagtggcaccagcagcagtggcacCAGCAGcgacaccagcagcagcagtggcatcggcagcagcggcagcagcatcagcagtggAGACTGGAAGGAATTTGTTATCACAGACCAGGTGCCAGGTGTCTCACATACTGTGTCCTGGGAGGCCAGGTCCTTGAAGTTTACAGAGGAAACCATATTGCCCCAGGACAGCCCAGAGAGCACCCTATGGCTGGGGGACGCTACAGAATTGTCCTCTCAGACAGCTGTTCAAACTGACAGCATGTACACTTCCACTACCAGCCGAGTTGGGGAGCGGACCTTGCTATCTgtcacctcctccaccagcaATAGCACCTCCTTTGCATTTACTGAAGAATCTAACCCTGACCAGCCCCTTTCTGCCTGGGGTATCCCTGCCAGGACAACAGGGACTGAGGACTATACACAAAGCGCTCCGTCCACAAGGACTGGGAGCGGGGAGACAACAGACCAGCATATGACCCAATCCTTCAAGACTATGTTTCCAGATGGTGGTGACCGAGGGGTGTCCGAAGGAATCCCGATTTCAACTGGACCACCTAATGCCACCCAGCATCAACATACGACAGCAGCTGAGGAGACTTCTGAGTCAACACCACCTCTAAGAGTGACGGATTTCAgcactgaccaatcagagtcCATGTCCTCTGCTCCTACTGTCACCTCAGCAGCAGGAGGTCCTACTAGCATCACAGGGACAGACGTTGAGTTTGGTTCTAATGCTGGAGCCTCCACAGAGTCCTCCACTGCAGGACACAGCTCCAGCACTCTGAACCAGGAGGGCACCGAGCGGCTGACATATCAGACCAGAGAGGACAACAGGGACTTGGGTCTGAGTACAGCGCCTCCTACCATCAGTAGCAATACAACTGGCAGCCCTCAGACAGAGACTCCAGAGTTGGCCACTGAGCTATTTCTCACCACCACTCCTGTTCCTGTTACAGACAG ATCACAGATAACAAGAGAATACACTCTCAAAGCTActgcctccaccaccaccacaaccgCAACAGCCCCCACTCTGCCTGTAACCTCATCCTCCACATTCAGCAGCACCGCTAGCACTTCAGTTTCAGAGATGCAGACAGATACCGCCTTCCCATTCACCATACCTACCACAACAGCCTCCACTGTAGCCCTGCAGACCCCTGCAATTACCCCAACTTACCTTGCACCACCAGAGCAAACCAATGGGCCCTCAACCAGGACAGCAAACCCCACAGATTTTCCCTCCCTGCACGTAGAAACAAGCACAGGAAGCACAACAGTTTCTACCTCTCGTAGTCAATATGTCACCACCACCTACCAACACAGCAGCCCAACGAGGAATACAGAAGCTCTGCATACTACTGGGAAACAGGCAGTCAGGGGAACTACAGAGCAGGTGCTGACAGCATCGCCCACTGACATGCAGCCCACTAAGGCACCTCCTCCAGTACCAA GAAACCCTTGTGTGTCAAACCCTTGTATGAATGGTGGGAAGTGTGTGAGCTATAAGGAGCATCAGTACATCTGTCACTGTCAGCAGGCATGGACAGGACCCAACTGTAACCAGG ATATGGATGAATGTGAGAAGGACCCCTGCCCTCTCGGCTCCAGGTGTGTGAACACACGAGGCTCCTTCAGCTGTGAGTGTCCGCTCGGCTTTGACCTGGAGAATGGACGCACCTGCAGCAGGG CAAAGACATTTCTGGGAACTTTCAGTGTTAATAAACTCCCACATGACCCTGTTGTCTTCAGAAGTGCCACCATACATGAGATCTACAGAGAAATTATTCAGCTG CTCAATGCCTCATTGTCAGCCTTTCAAGGTTACAGCCGCTCCACTCTGAGTAAGAA AGAGGAGGACGGAGTGCGTATCTTAGCTGTCAACATGTTTTCCATCTCCACTGATGTGACGAGTGCAGAGGTCTTTAACAGCATCAAGATGTCTCTCAGCAACTGCAGCTCATCTTTGTCCCATTGCAGAATGGTCCTGCAACACCAACTTGCTTATGAAG TGGAGAGTCTATGTGTGGCTCAGAAGACTCAGTGTGACACAGAACGCTCCACCTGCACAGACAGCAGTGGAACAGCTCACTGCCAGTGTTTTCTAGGATACTACAAACACAATCCTGACGACTTGTCCTGTCTAG AATGTGGGGATGGCTACAAGCTGGAAAATGGCACCTGTGTCCC ctGCATGTTCGGATTCGGAGGATTCAACTGTGGAAACT TTTACAAGCTGATTGCAGTCGTGGTTTCTCCTGCAGGGGGCGCcctgctcctcatcctcatcatagCTCTCATTGTCACCTGCTGCAA aaaagataaaaatgacaTCAACAAGATCATCTTCAAGAGTGGAGACCTACAGATGTCCCCCTATGCAGACTTCCCCAAAAATAACCGCATATCCATGGAGTGGGGCAGAGAGACTATAGAGATGCAAGAGAACGGCAGCACCAAGAACCTACTGCAGATGACTGACATATACTACTCT CCTGCTTTGCGTAACTCAGACCTGGAGAGAAATGGCCTCTACCCATTCACTGGCTTGCCGGGCTCTCGCCACTCGTGTATTTACCCGGCCCAGTGGAACCCCTCCTTCATTAGTGATGATTCACGACGAAGAGACTACTTTTAA